In Halobacteriovorax marinus SJ, the following proteins share a genomic window:
- a CDS encoding GH3 family domain-containing protein, whose translation MKSLKRTVSKILLNNMYLKISLDQEGMQQKQEENFVELKKKLHSTDIYRDHGLNNIESYDNFIQRVSSSEYDKFAPYVESLVGQESRVLFKNRVQCFGLTSGTSGQDSKRVPYNKDMIDIFKRAQKYQASVINHIVGGIDLVNSPRLSYGSTPKNYTANGVEYGYISGILSSQTPKMLKKVTFPSQEILEIEDWNEKIQRIVEQSTLQDIQIASAIPTYLIAIFEEVLKTTGKRYIKDIWPNLETIIYGATPIDSYKERINELVGKRLNYFGVYASTEAPIGIGINNAKDDKQLYAFNPDLIYSFESTETSEVLSIGKVVAGGEYLLNITTPNGFLNYTMKDIVRIKSTSPILTFEILGRQGSGINLGAEKTSDQQVLDTVVELNKSLGKSVDHYFLSPGTRDERACYKWTLFSNQLNVDVKFLERILDEAMSLSNPDYLDCREQGIIASPVVEVVTSEILDEYFSRFREKGQFKMKTVFSCADSFNGFIKSVLPELSVVGISA comes from the coding sequence ATGAAATCACTAAAGCGTACAGTATCTAAAATTCTTTTGAACAATATGTATTTGAAGATATCTCTAGATCAGGAAGGAATGCAGCAAAAGCAAGAGGAAAACTTTGTAGAACTTAAAAAGAAGTTACACTCAACGGATATTTATCGAGATCATGGATTAAATAATATCGAAAGCTATGACAACTTTATTCAAAGAGTGAGCTCTAGTGAGTATGATAAATTTGCACCTTATGTAGAAAGTTTAGTGGGGCAAGAGAGTAGAGTTTTATTTAAGAATCGTGTTCAATGTTTTGGGCTAACTTCTGGAACTAGTGGGCAAGATAGCAAGAGGGTTCCTTATAATAAGGATATGATCGATATTTTTAAAAGAGCACAAAAGTATCAAGCAAGTGTTATCAATCATATTGTTGGAGGCATCGATCTCGTAAATTCACCTAGGTTAAGTTATGGGTCAACTCCAAAGAACTATACTGCCAATGGGGTCGAATATGGATATATCTCAGGAATATTAAGCTCCCAAACACCTAAGATGCTAAAGAAAGTCACTTTCCCTTCTCAGGAGATTCTTGAGATTGAAGATTGGAATGAGAAAATACAAAGAATTGTTGAGCAGAGTACTCTTCAAGATATTCAGATTGCCTCAGCAATTCCTACTTACTTAATTGCCATTTTTGAAGAAGTACTTAAGACAACAGGTAAGAGATATATCAAAGATATTTGGCCTAATCTTGAGACTATTATTTATGGAGCCACGCCAATTGATTCTTATAAAGAAAGAATTAATGAACTTGTAGGAAAGAGACTAAATTACTTTGGAGTTTACGCCTCTACTGAAGCTCCTATTGGAATTGGAATTAATAATGCTAAAGACGATAAGCAGCTCTATGCTTTTAATCCTGACCTCATTTATAGCTTTGAAAGCACTGAGACGAGTGAAGTTCTATCCATTGGAAAAGTTGTAGCTGGTGGAGAGTACCTTCTAAATATCACAACACCAAATGGTTTTTTAAACTATACCATGAAGGATATTGTTCGCATTAAATCTACTTCTCCAATCTTAACGTTTGAAATTTTAGGAAGACAGGGAAGTGGAATTAATTTAGGCGCTGAGAAAACAAGTGATCAGCAAGTTTTAGATACAGTCGTTGAATTAAATAAGAGCCTAGGTAAGAGTGTCGATCACTACTTTCTCTCTCCAGGAACCAGAGACGAGAGGGCCTGTTATAAGTGGACACTTTTTTCAAATCAATTAAATGTAGATGTGAAGTTTTTAGAGAGAATTCTAGATGAAGCTATGTCTCTATCAAACCCTGATTACTTAGATTGTAGAGAACAAGGAATAATCGCTTCACCTGTCGTTGAAGTTGTGACATCAGAAATCTTAGATGAATACTTTAGTCGCTTTAGAGAGAAGGGCCAGTTTAAGATGAAGACGGTCTTCTCATGTGCAGATAGCTTTAATGGATTTATTAAAAGTGTTCTTCCTGAACTTTCTGTTGTGGGGATATCAGCATGA
- a CDS encoding RluA family pseudouridine synthase, with product MKNPYKIFKLTTIKEESLYFNAREILKRDFSLSLSQKSFDELLKQNRIRISGAPPSHELKSIKKGVNFSISISKSQLKSWSLPIENKREFKESMLIHEENLFLVANKPAMLSSTATTNSKQDNLHAILTRYISGGHKEKYLSIHHRIDFETSGLLIFCKKKSQNKFFSDLFEQRKVKKTYLALIKDPDHSFKDQKVENFLERDPKNKMKMMSTTHGGKKATTYFKEITHQEGMTLVEAKPETGRFHQIRVHLAELGFPIIGDSIYSQKSEQFPRTMLHAYKLSFPHPQSDESLEFIAPLPHDFPQNIIQLVKE from the coding sequence TTGAAAAATCCTTACAAGATTTTCAAATTAACGACAATTAAAGAGGAATCACTCTACTTTAATGCAAGAGAAATCCTTAAAAGAGATTTCTCTCTCTCCTTGAGTCAGAAGTCATTTGATGAATTGCTAAAACAAAATAGAATTCGAATTAGTGGAGCGCCTCCTTCCCATGAGTTAAAATCTATCAAGAAAGGCGTAAATTTCTCTATTTCAATAAGTAAGTCCCAATTAAAGAGCTGGTCGCTTCCCATAGAAAATAAAAGAGAATTCAAAGAAAGTATGCTTATACATGAAGAGAACCTTTTTCTTGTGGCAAATAAGCCCGCTATGCTCTCCTCTACAGCGACAACAAATTCCAAGCAGGACAATCTACACGCTATCCTTACTCGCTACATAAGTGGTGGACACAAAGAAAAATATCTATCAATACATCACCGAATAGATTTTGAAACAAGTGGACTACTTATATTTTGCAAGAAGAAGTCTCAAAATAAATTCTTTAGTGACCTCTTCGAACAAAGAAAGGTCAAAAAGACCTACTTAGCGCTTATTAAAGATCCTGATCACAGTTTCAAGGATCAAAAAGTAGAAAATTTCTTAGAGCGAGACCCTAAAAATAAAATGAAAATGATGAGTACAACTCATGGAGGAAAGAAGGCCACAACCTATTTTAAGGAAATCACCCATCAAGAGGGAATGACATTAGTAGAGGCCAAACCAGAAACGGGAAGATTTCACCAAATTAGAGTTCACTTAGCGGAGTTAGGATTCCCAATCATTGGAGATTCTATTTATTCACAGAAGAGTGAGCAATTCCCAAGAACTATGCTGCACGCCTATAAATTATCATTTCCTCATCCACAAAGTGATGAGTCATTGGAATTTATCGCCCCCTTACCTCACGACTTTCCACAGAATATAATCCAACTAGTCAAAGAATAA
- a CDS encoding RluA family pseudouridine synthase, which translates to MTYLSMVEIIAEDQSWILINKPGAMSVHNDSKSVIEYFKQRNINLTPPHRIDKETSGLLLLTKEKNEVSNHQQQLKNASKYYIAICRGQVKADNGKWEQPLSDKAEGHKNPAGKKSDQKICLTNWWKVSSNQYVTLILFKIETGRTHQIRKHCALNGHEILGDKRYGQGKYQKIIKDKYQLDSMLLHSYRLEILLREEPEVFYAKMPQYFKDIMGEEIEKSLQDFQINDN; encoded by the coding sequence GTGACATATTTAAGTATGGTAGAAATAATTGCAGAAGACCAAAGTTGGATACTCATTAATAAACCTGGTGCAATGAGTGTGCACAACGATAGTAAAAGTGTCATCGAATACTTTAAACAGAGAAATATCAATCTCACTCCTCCCCATAGAATTGACAAAGAAACTTCTGGGCTACTGTTGCTTACTAAAGAAAAGAATGAAGTATCAAATCATCAACAACAACTAAAAAACGCCTCTAAGTACTATATTGCAATTTGTAGAGGGCAAGTTAAGGCCGATAACGGTAAGTGGGAACAACCTCTTTCAGATAAGGCCGAGGGTCATAAGAATCCGGCAGGAAAGAAAAGTGATCAAAAGATCTGCCTGACTAATTGGTGGAAGGTTTCATCAAACCAATACGTCACATTGATTTTATTTAAAATCGAAACTGGAAGAACTCATCAAATTAGAAAGCACTGTGCTCTTAATGGACATGAAATACTTGGTGATAAAAGATATGGCCAAGGTAAGTATCAAAAGATTATTAAAGATAAGTACCAATTAGATTCAATGCTATTACATTCATATAGACTTGAAATTCTTCTAAGAGAAGAACCTGAAGTATTCTATGCAAAAATGCCTCAGTACTTTAAAGATATAATGGGAGAAGAAATTGAAAAATCCTTACAAGATTTTCAAATTAACGACAATTAA
- a CDS encoding C45 family autoproteolytic acyltransferase/hydolase — translation MKYILFFFIILNFNISASECDVTHSEGVNKLTICDIKGKKVNFLDITGSMNDLAYYHGKFLAKDILSGVIASVAKRRDDSFKALAKKERNQFKAIYKCVMNKYKKSVDPKFLSELSYLAKGVRDAGYNLSGREVIEATLMIEMSGFVDSLNLEMEEDRRGTNWRLIKSCGLHIASASIKNIFSTIGGGFKKMKKGCTGFSASSDFTVDGSHLHGRNFDTGFMGVFEKYPVVINHRNSEGVNYMGMSSAGLHYPGGISGMNEYGISISTHELRTKNYKIKYKDRVGIVAPYAANLILSKAKSLDEAITIAKKFGYFGAWSFLVSDSKSGESASIEISGDIVRVAKRSSGSMGQTNHFLHRDTARYNFEYSLNKSLESRARLSLVNDELAQSRGQIDINWGINLLSGHTDYLVGQRSFGRTVSKVYTSMTHIMDTGRNIFWFSLGESYPTNLSTFIGLEVSFDQEENFFRFKGSERNTSFDNSSWKKSLEYFTNAYFVYEGDGDLKSRLTQSYELLKKASDLAKADNIVEYPYEMMRARVGLKIMSEFPNLISSLELDSVFETLLSEVGNLHNFEVAQVYESYARYNDLLNRREQASKFFAKAVSELESLREEFNNHFYFNKQYWTNYWFIKHRYSKYDNRVEQLHFATVE, via the coding sequence ATGAAATATATTTTATTTTTCTTTATCATATTAAATTTCAATATTAGCGCTTCAGAATGTGACGTCACTCACTCTGAGGGAGTAAATAAATTAACAATTTGTGACATTAAAGGAAAGAAAGTTAATTTCTTAGATATTACAGGATCTATGAACGATCTTGCTTATTACCATGGAAAGTTCTTGGCCAAAGATATTCTCTCTGGAGTTATAGCATCAGTGGCAAAGAGAAGAGATGATTCTTTTAAGGCACTTGCAAAGAAGGAGAGGAATCAATTTAAGGCCATTTATAAGTGTGTTATGAATAAATATAAAAAGTCAGTAGATCCTAAGTTCTTAAGTGAGCTTTCTTACTTAGCAAAAGGTGTGAGAGATGCTGGATATAATCTATCTGGAAGAGAGGTTATTGAAGCAACGTTGATGATTGAAATGTCTGGCTTTGTAGACTCTTTAAATCTTGAAATGGAAGAAGATAGAAGAGGAACTAATTGGAGGTTAATTAAGAGTTGTGGACTTCATATTGCGTCAGCGTCTATAAAGAATATTTTCTCTACTATTGGGGGCGGTTTTAAAAAGATGAAGAAGGGCTGTACTGGATTTAGTGCTTCTTCTGATTTTACGGTCGATGGCTCTCATCTTCATGGAAGAAATTTCGATACTGGTTTTATGGGTGTATTTGAAAAATACCCTGTCGTTATAAATCATAGAAATAGTGAAGGTGTAAATTATATGGGAATGAGTTCCGCTGGTCTTCACTATCCTGGAGGAATTTCAGGAATGAATGAATATGGAATTTCAATTTCAACACATGAGCTTAGAACTAAGAATTATAAGATAAAGTATAAAGATAGAGTTGGTATTGTGGCACCATACGCGGCCAATCTCATTCTCTCTAAAGCAAAAAGTTTAGATGAGGCCATTACTATTGCAAAGAAATTTGGCTACTTTGGTGCATGGAGCTTTCTTGTTTCTGATTCAAAAAGTGGGGAGAGTGCTAGTATTGAAATTTCAGGAGATATTGTAAGAGTCGCTAAGAGGTCTAGTGGATCAATGGGGCAGACAAATCACTTCTTACATCGTGATACAGCAAGATATAATTTTGAGTACAGTCTTAATAAGAGTCTTGAATCTAGAGCAAGGTTAAGTCTTGTTAATGATGAACTGGCGCAATCGAGAGGTCAGATCGATATAAATTGGGGAATAAATCTTCTCTCTGGTCACACTGATTATCTCGTTGGGCAGAGAAGTTTTGGTCGAACCGTATCAAAGGTCTATACATCAATGACTCATATTATGGATACAGGGAGAAATATCTTTTGGTTCTCGCTTGGTGAGAGCTACCCAACAAATCTTTCTACTTTTATTGGTCTTGAAGTCTCCTTTGATCAAGAAGAAAACTTCTTTAGGTTCAAAGGAAGTGAGCGAAATACTAGTTTTGATAACTCATCATGGAAGAAGTCTCTCGAGTATTTCACAAATGCCTACTTCGTTTATGAAGGTGATGGAGATTTGAAGAGTAGACTTACTCAGTCCTATGAACTGCTTAAGAAGGCCAGCGATTTAGCTAAAGCAGATAATATTGTTGAATATCCCTATGAGATGATGAGAGCGAGAGTGGGACTTAAAATAATGAGTGAGTTTCCAAATCTCATAAGTAGTCTTGAGCTAGACTCTGTCTTTGAAACTTTATTAAGTGAAGTAGGTAATCTTCATAACTTTGAAGTGGCACAAGTTTATGAGAGTTATGCGAGATATAACGACTTATTAAATAGAAGAGAGCAGGCATCAAAGTTCTTTGCTAAGGCGGTAAGTGAGTTGGAAAGTTTAAGAGAAGAGTTTAATAATCATTTCTATTTTAATAAACAGTATTGGACTAATTATTGGTTTATTAAACATAGATATTCTAAATATGATAATCGAGTTGAGCAGTTACATTTTGCAACTGTTGAATAA
- a CDS encoding NADPH-dependent FMN reductase → MKPNILIVTASDGNNLKLANTLLDISKEFEANFEIVNLLDLNLPLYTAKEESKGTPEDAKFITAKFMDAKGFVVLAPEYNGSVPPSLNNAIAWISRSGNDNWRDALNTKPMVLGTHSGGGGNHVLSAMQEQFGFIGCNIIGRKILTSYSKELNPDTAKDVLSQLVKISSI, encoded by the coding sequence ATGAAACCTAATATACTTATTGTTACAGCGAGTGATGGTAATAATTTAAAACTTGCTAATACTCTACTAGATATTTCAAAAGAATTTGAAGCAAATTTCGAGATTGTAAATCTACTTGACCTAAACCTTCCACTCTACACTGCAAAAGAAGAATCAAAGGGAACTCCTGAAGACGCTAAATTTATCACTGCAAAGTTTATGGATGCGAAAGGATTTGTCGTCCTCGCTCCAGAGTATAATGGATCAGTTCCTCCATCTCTTAACAACGCAATTGCTTGGATTAGTCGCTCAGGAAATGATAACTGGAGAGATGCGCTTAATACTAAGCCAATGGTGCTAGGCACTCATAGTGGCGGAGGTGGTAACCATGTGCTCTCTGCGATGCAAGAACAATTTGGATTCATCGGTTGTAATATTATTGGAAGAAAGATTCTTACAAGCTATTCAAAAGAATTGAACCCAGACACAGCGAAAGATGTTCTCTCTCAATTAGTAAAAATCAGCTCAATTTAA
- a CDS encoding DUF4186 domain-containing protein: protein MDNRISENIYFTDIFRRLGCSKVCSKFKLREDQWEYLAKRGFDTILLEGRTLIIKILSEENSEHSCKVAPINSHPIFTALHATGACCRVSLEKWHKISKDRELKEKDIFYILLIVKEWMIRQQNPKNELVSEKSQLNLFCS, encoded by the coding sequence TTGGATAATCGAATTAGCGAGAATATATATTTCACAGATATTTTTAGGCGCCTTGGGTGCTCAAAAGTTTGCTCTAAGTTCAAGCTACGCGAAGATCAATGGGAGTATCTTGCCAAGAGAGGATTTGATACGATCCTGCTTGAGGGAAGAACACTTATAATTAAAATTCTAAGTGAAGAGAACTCTGAACATTCATGTAAAGTGGCCCCAATTAATTCACATCCAATCTTTACTGCGCTTCATGCAACGGGTGCATGTTGCAGAGTCTCCTTAGAGAAGTGGCACAAAATTTCAAAAGATAGAGAATTAAAAGAAAAAGATATTTTCTACATACTCCTTATTGTTAAAGAGTGGATGATTAGGCAGCAAAATCCTAAGAATGAGCTTGTGTCTGAGAAGTCTCAGCTAAATCTCTTTTGCAGTTAA
- the acs gene encoding acetate--CoA ligase yields MDWKIKSLEEYALAYQESRSNPELYWGKVADTFKWNKKWESVLSGSIEDANIKWFDGAELNITENCLDRHLEERGDKVALIYEPNDPNEPALEYTYKQLHTAVCKTANMLKAQGVEKGDRVCLYMSMVPELMISVLACARIGAIHSVVFGGFSAHALAGRIEDCDCKILITNDAGHRGEKIIHLKDIADKALDDLDNSPVQKVIVHKRVGNDIEMKEGRDLWWHDLYKEASSDYPSETMQAEDPLFILYTSGSTGKPKGVLHTTAGYMVWAAYTFGNVFQMNEEDRYWCTADIGWITGHTYLTYGPLLNGVTTTMFEGIPTFPNPGRFWEVVDKHKITHFYTAPTAVRALMACDPSFVTNNNLDSLKVLGSVGEPINAEAWHWYNKSIGKEKCPIVDTWWQTETGGILISSLAGVTEGKPCFATLPLPGVFPALMDAEGKVIEERESEGNLCITRPWPGMLRSIWGDHERFKQTYLSAYPGSYFTGDGCKRDADGLYRITGRVDDVLNVSGHRIGTAEVENAIGQHPDVIESAIVGFPHDIKGQGIYAYVIASENHSPEEMREEILKVITEEIGPIAKPDKIQIVPGLPKTRSGKIMRRILRKIAAKEFDNFGDTSTLLDPSIVDKIKDGAL; encoded by the coding sequence ATGGATTGGAAAATTAAGAGTCTAGAGGAATATGCACTGGCCTATCAAGAGTCGCGAAGTAACCCAGAACTTTACTGGGGAAAGGTGGCCGACACTTTTAAGTGGAATAAGAAGTGGGAGAGTGTCCTTAGCGGAAGTATAGAGGATGCCAATATAAAGTGGTTTGATGGTGCAGAGTTAAATATTACTGAAAACTGCTTAGATAGACACTTAGAAGAGAGAGGCGATAAAGTCGCTCTTATTTATGAGCCTAACGATCCTAATGAGCCAGCACTTGAGTATACATATAAGCAATTACATACTGCAGTTTGCAAGACCGCTAATATGCTTAAAGCACAGGGGGTAGAGAAAGGAGATAGAGTTTGTCTTTATATGTCTATGGTTCCTGAACTTATGATTTCTGTATTGGCCTGTGCACGAATAGGTGCAATTCACTCTGTTGTCTTTGGAGGTTTCTCAGCTCACGCCCTAGCGGGAAGAATTGAAGATTGTGATTGTAAAATTCTTATTACGAATGATGCTGGTCACAGAGGGGAGAAGATAATTCACCTAAAAGACATTGCAGATAAGGCATTGGATGATTTAGATAATTCTCCCGTTCAAAAAGTCATTGTTCACAAAAGAGTGGGAAATGATATTGAAATGAAAGAGGGAAGAGATCTATGGTGGCATGATCTTTATAAAGAGGCTTCTTCAGATTATCCAAGTGAGACTATGCAAGCAGAAGATCCTCTCTTTATTCTTTATACTTCAGGATCTACAGGAAAACCAAAAGGTGTCTTACATACGACTGCTGGATATATGGTCTGGGCAGCATATACTTTTGGAAATGTTTTCCAAATGAATGAGGAAGATCGCTATTGGTGTACAGCAGATATTGGTTGGATTACAGGACATACTTATTTAACCTATGGTCCACTGCTAAACGGTGTTACTACAACAATGTTTGAAGGGATTCCAACTTTCCCAAACCCTGGAAGATTTTGGGAGGTTGTGGATAAGCATAAGATCACTCACTTCTATACTGCTCCAACAGCAGTGAGGGCCCTTATGGCGTGTGACCCATCATTTGTTACCAATAATAATTTAGACTCATTGAAAGTTTTGGGCTCAGTAGGCGAACCTATTAATGCAGAAGCATGGCATTGGTATAATAAGTCTATTGGAAAAGAGAAATGCCCTATCGTTGATACTTGGTGGCAAACAGAGACTGGAGGAATTTTAATCTCCTCTCTGGCAGGAGTCACAGAGGGGAAACCTTGTTTTGCAACTCTACCGCTTCCTGGAGTCTTTCCTGCGCTAATGGATGCCGAAGGAAAAGTTATCGAAGAAAGGGAGTCGGAAGGAAATCTCTGTATTACAAGGCCATGGCCTGGAATGCTTAGAAGTATTTGGGGTGATCATGAGAGATTTAAGCAAACTTATTTAAGTGCTTATCCAGGGAGTTACTTTACTGGAGATGGATGTAAGCGCGACGCTGATGGACTATATAGAATTACTGGACGAGTGGATGATGTCTTAAATGTTTCAGGTCACCGTATTGGAACCGCTGAAGTGGAGAACGCAATTGGACAGCATCCTGATGTTATAGAGTCAGCAATTGTTGGCTTTCCTCATGATATAAAGGGGCAGGGGATTTATGCCTATGTCATAGCCAGTGAGAACCATAGTCCAGAAGAGATGAGAGAGGAGATTCTAAAAGTTATCACAGAAGAAATTGGTCCCATTGCAAAACCAGATAAAATTCAAATTGTTCCAGGTTTACCAAAGACTAGGTCTGGAAAAATTATGAGAAGAATTCTAAGAAAAATTGCTGCCAAAGAATTTGATAATTTTGGTGATACATCAACACTACTTGATCCAAGTATTGTCGATAAAATTAAAGACGGCGCTTTATAG
- a CDS encoding sugar nucleotide-binding protein: MKKILILGSSSWIAHYLIPSLKKEFGECHIVGSVLNNKPEHLIDTFKASNDQLEVIDEQIIALSPDIVINMTRGEDDDGFTLHKYLIEKSQTLNFHYNYFSSFNALDANVSSEHYEDEMPNSQTEYGQFKAKCELELEKSGDNFSIFRFGATHGWAPNSQSRTELFLEVMLSGESLTIDRGVLQNRLATNHLADMMAAVLKRDGKGVFHFGAKDGSDELDFLRELAHSFGHPREQVIEGGINSCNALMIPERTLKLIGPSYEKSEEDTIIAVRHMIRLAQFIL, from the coding sequence ATGAAAAAAATATTAATCCTTGGTAGCTCAAGTTGGATAGCACATTACTTAATACCGTCACTGAAAAAAGAATTTGGTGAGTGCCACATTGTCGGTAGTGTTCTAAATAATAAGCCTGAGCATTTAATTGATACTTTCAAGGCCTCCAACGATCAGCTTGAAGTTATCGATGAACAAATTATTGCGCTATCTCCAGATATTGTGATCAATATGACAAGGGGTGAAGATGATGATGGATTCACTCTTCATAAATACTTAATTGAAAAATCTCAAACACTAAATTTTCACTATAATTACTTCTCTTCATTTAATGCGCTAGATGCAAATGTTTCTAGTGAACACTATGAAGATGAGATGCCTAATTCTCAAACAGAGTACGGTCAGTTTAAGGCCAAGTGTGAGCTTGAACTTGAAAAAAGTGGTGATAATTTTTCTATTTTTAGATTTGGTGCTACCCATGGTTGGGCACCCAACTCACAGTCTAGAACAGAGTTATTCTTAGAAGTCATGTTAAGTGGGGAGTCTCTCACTATTGATCGCGGTGTTCTTCAAAATAGACTCGCAACAAATCACTTAGCAGATATGATGGCCGCAGTTCTAAAGCGTGATGGAAAAGGTGTTTTTCACTTCGGAGCTAAGGATGGATCAGATGAGCTCGATTTTCTTAGAGAGCTTGCCCATAGCTTTGGACACCCAAGAGAGCAAGTTATTGAAGGAGGCATTAATAGCTGTAACGCTTTAATGATTCCAGAGAGAACTCTAAAGCTAATTGGTCCAAGTTATGAAAAGAGCGAAGAGGATACAATCATTGCCGTTAGACACATGATCCGCCTCGCTCAATTTATTCTATAA
- a CDS encoding glutamate--tRNA ligase family protein, translating into MRTRIAPTPNGHLHLGNIFNFIYTAYMANKKGLELGLRIDDHDHIRCKDIYIEEVFEAIKLLEIDIDFGPKNLRDFKNNFSQAKKHNEYWDFLKGLERKFNCECSRKKIFENNEQGLYPGFCKNKEISFVQDLHAIRYNSPNTSYHFDGKEISIQRDIGDIILWRKDNIPSYQLVSIYEDFSDKVTHIFRGEDLLTSSAIQIALANDFGLSTFPKIENFSHHSLVIENGEKLSKSRHSDSVMEALREDPSIIYLLFSEFMTLQPSENLSELISKN; encoded by the coding sequence ATGAGAACTAGAATTGCACCAACTCCCAATGGACATTTGCACTTGGGGAATATTTTCAACTTTATCTATACTGCTTATATGGCCAATAAGAAAGGTCTTGAGCTGGGACTTCGAATTGATGATCACGACCATATTCGTTGTAAAGATATTTATATTGAGGAAGTCTTTGAGGCGATTAAACTTTTAGAAATAGATATAGACTTTGGCCCAAAAAATCTAAGGGACTTTAAGAACAACTTCTCCCAAGCAAAGAAACATAATGAGTATTGGGATTTTCTAAAGGGGCTAGAGAGAAAGTTTAATTGTGAGTGCTCTAGGAAGAAAATCTTTGAAAATAATGAACAAGGGCTTTATCCTGGGTTTTGTAAGAATAAAGAAATTTCTTTTGTCCAAGATCTTCATGCCATTAGATATAATAGTCCAAATACTTCATACCACTTTGATGGGAAAGAGATTTCAATTCAAAGAGATATAGGAGATATTATACTGTGGCGAAAAGACAATATTCCCTCCTATCAATTAGTAAGTATTTATGAAGACTTCTCAGATAAAGTCACACATATTTTCAGAGGAGAAGACCTCCTAACTTCTTCGGCAATACAAATTGCGCTAGCAAATGACTTTGGTCTTTCGACTTTTCCAAAGATTGAGAACTTCTCTCATCACTCATTAGTTATTGAAAATGGTGAAAAACTCTCAAAGAGTCGCCATAGTGACTCAGTAATGGAGGCGCTGAGAGAGGACCCTAGTATAATTTACTTACTCTTTTCAGAGTTTATGACGCTGCAACCATCTGAAAACTTATCAGAACTCATCTCTAAGAATTAA
- a CDS encoding cation diffusion facilitator family transporter: MSGCHHHHHHHHHHSGSKNILIAFLLNFCFAIIEFIGGYLTNSMAIYSDALHDLGDSTALLMSYFFEKFSKKGSDQKYTYGYRRFSLLSALLNAVILLIGSIFVISESFERLMNPEPVVSEGMFALAILGIVVNGVAAFRMSKESGINQRMVMLHLMEDLLGWFAVLIVSVVLYFKPWYILDSILSILISLLVLKGVYQGLKRIVTILMQAFPKDLNIDDVKSELIKIDGVEDVHYIQGWSMDEESHSLTFHVSVPDDLLVKDLDLIKKVIKAKLFDMKVSNSVIEFEGTGHNCDHVSN; encoded by the coding sequence ATGTCAGGTTGTCATCATCATCACCACCACCATCATCATCACTCTGGAAGCAAGAATATCTTGATTGCTTTTCTACTCAATTTTTGTTTTGCCATAATTGAGTTCATTGGTGGTTATTTAACAAATTCAATGGCCATCTATTCAGATGCTCTTCATGACCTAGGTGATAGCACTGCTCTGCTTATGTCCTATTTCTTTGAGAAATTTTCTAAGAAGGGAAGTGATCAAAAATATACCTATGGTTATAGAAGGTTTTCTTTATTAAGTGCTCTTTTAAATGCTGTGATTTTATTAATCGGCTCAATCTTTGTTATTAGTGAGTCTTTTGAGAGATTGATGAACCCTGAGCCTGTTGTAAGTGAGGGAATGTTTGCACTAGCAATTCTGGGAATTGTTGTAAATGGTGTTGCTGCTTTTAGAATGTCAAAGGAAAGTGGTATTAACCAGAGAATGGTGATGTTACATCTTATGGAGGATCTTCTTGGATGGTTCGCCGTTTTAATTGTGAGTGTGGTTCTCTACTTTAAACCTTGGTATATTTTAGACTCTATTCTCTCGATTCTCATTTCCCTCTTAGTCTTAAAAGGTGTTTATCAAGGGCTTAAGAGAATCGTGACAATCTTAATGCAGGCCTTTCCGAAAGATTTGAATATTGATGATGTAAAGAGTGAGTTAATTAAAATTGATGGCGTTGAAGATGTTCACTATATTCAAGGCTGGTCGATGGATGAAGAGTCACATTCTTTAACTTTCCATGTCTCTGTTCCTGATGACTTGTTGGTAAAAGATTTAGACTTAATAAAGAAAGTAATAAAAGCAAAATTATTTGATATGAAGGTTTCTAACTCTGTCATAGAGTTTGAGGGCACAGGTCATAATTGCGACCATGTTTCAAATTAA